A window of the Hordeum vulgare subsp. vulgare chromosome 5H, MorexV3_pseudomolecules_assembly, whole genome shotgun sequence genome harbors these coding sequences:
- the LOC123395053 gene encoding RCC1 and BTB domain-containing protein 1 isoform X1, with translation MDIDDVICNLRVVGVPTKSAIYTWGYNQSGQTARKGKERHLRIPKSLPPKLFTCRDGENLRWTDIACGRAHTAAVVSDGSLFTWGANDFGQLGDGTEESAKEPKKVNALATEFVKSVSCGAHCTAAIAEPRENDGIISRSRLWVWGQNQLAFVFACSLQGSDYPRLYWGAFAPNTVIRQVSCGAVHVVALSDDGLLQAWGYNEYGQLGRGCTSEGLQGARVLNAYARFLDDTPELVKIVRVSCGEYHAAAISENGEVYTWGLGSLGQLGHRSLQSGDKELIPRRVVALEGIVIRDVSCGGVHSCAVTEGGALYGWGGGHVGQLGLGPQNGFFSCALNGSDMLLRNIPVLVIPSGVRLVTCGHSHTLVSMKDGRIYGWGYNSYGQAANEKSTYAWYPSPVDWCVGEVRRLAAGGGHSAVLTDASSLKELCEFKLAETVNRSNARLIEDVASRTGADALARLCEKLREHLVEQGDSELVEMHMVEEIEAKAG, from the exons ATGGATATAGATGATGTGATTTGCAACTTGCGTGTTGTTGGCGTGCCAACCAAGAGTGCCATATACACATGGGGATATAACCAGAGTGGGCAGACTGCACGCAAGGGCAAGGAGCGTCACTTGAGGATCCCCAAGAGCCTACCTCCCAAACTATTCACCTGTAGGGATGGCGAGAACCTCAGATGGACTGATATTGCATGTGGCCGTGCACACACTGCTGCAGTCGTTTCTGACGGGTCACTCTTCACCTGGG GTGCAAATGACTTTGGTCAGTTGGGAGATGGGACAGAGGAGAGTGCAAAGGAACCTAAAAAGGTCAATGCACTGGCGACTGAGTTTGTGAAGTCGGTGTCCTGTGGTGCACACTGTACAGCTGCTATTGCTGAACCTCGAGAAAATGATGGCATAATATCGAGAAGCAGGTTATGGGTTTGGGGACAAAATCAG TTAGCATTTGTGTTTGCATGCTCCTTGCAGGGCTCAGATTACCCTCGCCTATACTGGGGTGCTTTTGCACCAAACACG GTAATTCGGCAGGTTTCTTGTGGAGCTGTTCATGTGGTGGCCCTATCGGATGATGGCCTGCTGCAAGCATGGG GCTACAATGAGTATGGTCAGCTTGGCAGAGGTTGTACTTCTGAAGGATTGCAGGGAGCTCGTGTATTAAATGCTTATGCAAGGTTCCTTGATGACACACCTGAGCTAGTGAAGATTGTTAGAGTATCATGTGGAGAGTACCATGCAGCAGCTATATCAGAAAACGGGGAGGT GTATACATGGGGACTTGGAAGCCTGGGGCAGCTTGGGCATCGCTCGCTTCAGTCTGGAGATAAGGAGCTAATCCCAAGGCGAGTTGTTGCCCTTGAAGGAATAGTAATTAGGGATGTGTCTTGTGGTGGGGTTCACTCTTGTGCTGTAACGGAAGGTGGAGCCCTCTACGGTTGGGGGGGAGGACATGTGGGCCAGCTGGGGCTTGGACCTCAGAACGGTTTCTTTTCATGCGCTCTTAATGGATCCGACATGCTACTTCGTAACATTCCAGTCCTGGTCATACCATCAGGTGTCCGGCTTGTTACTTGTGGTCACTCGCACACACTTGTATCGATGAAAGATGGCCGCATATATGGATGGGGCTATAACAGTTATGGCCAGGCAGCTAATGAGAAATCCACTTATGCTTGGTACCCTTCTCCGGTTGATTG GTGTGTTGGAGAGGTGAGAAGACTTGCTGCAGGTGGTGGCCATTCAGCCGTGTTAACTGATGCGTCGtccttgaaagaactatgtgagtTTAAGCTAGCAGAGACAGTAAATAGGTCGAACGCTCGGCTAATAGAAGACGTCGCATCACGAACCGGGGCTGATGCATTGGCACGCCTGTGTGAGAAATTAAG GGAACATTTGGTTGAGCAAGGAGACTCTGAGCTCGTGGAAATGCACATGGTTGAGGAGATCGAGGCCAAAGCCGGTTAG
- the LOC123395053 gene encoding RCC1 and BTB domain-containing protein 1 isoform X2: MDIDDVICNLRVVGVPTKSAIYTWGYNQSGQTARKGKERHLRIPKSLPPKLFTCRDGENLRWTDIACGRAHTAAVVSDGSLFTWGANDFGQLGDGTEESAKEPKKVNALATEFVKSVSCGAHCTAAIAEPRENDGIISRSRLWVWGQNQGSDYPRLYWGAFAPNTVIRQVSCGAVHVVALSDDGLLQAWGYNEYGQLGRGCTSEGLQGARVLNAYARFLDDTPELVKIVRVSCGEYHAAAISENGEVYTWGLGSLGQLGHRSLQSGDKELIPRRVVALEGIVIRDVSCGGVHSCAVTEGGALYGWGGGHVGQLGLGPQNGFFSCALNGSDMLLRNIPVLVIPSGVRLVTCGHSHTLVSMKDGRIYGWGYNSYGQAANEKSTYAWYPSPVDWCVGEVRRLAAGGGHSAVLTDASSLKELCEFKLAETVNRSNARLIEDVASRTGADALARLCEKLREHLVEQGDSELVEMHMVEEIEAKAG; this comes from the exons ATGGATATAGATGATGTGATTTGCAACTTGCGTGTTGTTGGCGTGCCAACCAAGAGTGCCATATACACATGGGGATATAACCAGAGTGGGCAGACTGCACGCAAGGGCAAGGAGCGTCACTTGAGGATCCCCAAGAGCCTACCTCCCAAACTATTCACCTGTAGGGATGGCGAGAACCTCAGATGGACTGATATTGCATGTGGCCGTGCACACACTGCTGCAGTCGTTTCTGACGGGTCACTCTTCACCTGGG GTGCAAATGACTTTGGTCAGTTGGGAGATGGGACAGAGGAGAGTGCAAAGGAACCTAAAAAGGTCAATGCACTGGCGACTGAGTTTGTGAAGTCGGTGTCCTGTGGTGCACACTGTACAGCTGCTATTGCTGAACCTCGAGAAAATGATGGCATAATATCGAGAAGCAGGTTATGGGTTTGGGGACAAAATCAG GGCTCAGATTACCCTCGCCTATACTGGGGTGCTTTTGCACCAAACACG GTAATTCGGCAGGTTTCTTGTGGAGCTGTTCATGTGGTGGCCCTATCGGATGATGGCCTGCTGCAAGCATGGG GCTACAATGAGTATGGTCAGCTTGGCAGAGGTTGTACTTCTGAAGGATTGCAGGGAGCTCGTGTATTAAATGCTTATGCAAGGTTCCTTGATGACACACCTGAGCTAGTGAAGATTGTTAGAGTATCATGTGGAGAGTACCATGCAGCAGCTATATCAGAAAACGGGGAGGT GTATACATGGGGACTTGGAAGCCTGGGGCAGCTTGGGCATCGCTCGCTTCAGTCTGGAGATAAGGAGCTAATCCCAAGGCGAGTTGTTGCCCTTGAAGGAATAGTAATTAGGGATGTGTCTTGTGGTGGGGTTCACTCTTGTGCTGTAACGGAAGGTGGAGCCCTCTACGGTTGGGGGGGAGGACATGTGGGCCAGCTGGGGCTTGGACCTCAGAACGGTTTCTTTTCATGCGCTCTTAATGGATCCGACATGCTACTTCGTAACATTCCAGTCCTGGTCATACCATCAGGTGTCCGGCTTGTTACTTGTGGTCACTCGCACACACTTGTATCGATGAAAGATGGCCGCATATATGGATGGGGCTATAACAGTTATGGCCAGGCAGCTAATGAGAAATCCACTTATGCTTGGTACCCTTCTCCGGTTGATTG GTGTGTTGGAGAGGTGAGAAGACTTGCTGCAGGTGGTGGCCATTCAGCCGTGTTAACTGATGCGTCGtccttgaaagaactatgtgagtTTAAGCTAGCAGAGACAGTAAATAGGTCGAACGCTCGGCTAATAGAAGACGTCGCATCACGAACCGGGGCTGATGCATTGGCACGCCTGTGTGAGAAATTAAG GGAACATTTGGTTGAGCAAGGAGACTCTGAGCTCGTGGAAATGCACATGGTTGAGGAGATCGAGGCCAAAGCCGGTTAG